Proteins encoded by one window of Tunturibacter psychrotolerans:
- the rsmA gene encoding 16S rRNA (adenine(1518)-N(6)/adenine(1519)-N(6))-dimethyltransferase RsmA, with product MQMKRKPKLGQNFLVDDTARHAIVDALGDLSKRTVIEIGPGHGAITDILAGRCHKLIALELDRALAAELTFRFRDQPQVQILECDVLKINLQTLVPTGETADVIGNLPYYITSDILLQLFAAGSAGTLARAVLMMQREVADRVSAAPGVRDYGLLSATAQMNAQVDHLFTLPPSAFSPPPDVYSTVLRLHFAPRFTELGVDPDGFNKFLKQSFAQKRKTLQNNLRAAGHPAEQLSAAWPDSISAQARAESLALEPMAELYRSLSQLVLPNN from the coding sequence ATGCAGATGAAACGTAAGCCGAAGCTGGGACAAAATTTTCTTGTCGACGACACTGCCCGTCACGCCATCGTCGATGCTCTTGGTGATCTTAGCAAGCGGACCGTTATTGAGATTGGCCCAGGTCATGGGGCGATTACCGACATTCTGGCAGGACGTTGCCACAAGCTGATTGCATTGGAGCTCGACCGGGCACTTGCGGCCGAATTGACCTTCCGTTTTCGCGACCAGCCGCAGGTACAGATTCTCGAATGCGATGTGTTGAAGATAAACCTGCAAACGCTCGTGCCCACAGGGGAGACGGCGGACGTGATCGGCAATCTGCCGTACTACATCACTTCGGATATTCTGCTGCAACTGTTCGCGGCTGGTAGCGCCGGCACTCTCGCACGTGCCGTTCTGATGATGCAGCGAGAGGTGGCGGATCGTGTCTCGGCTGCTCCGGGAGTTCGGGACTATGGCTTACTCTCTGCGACGGCTCAGATGAATGCGCAGGTTGACCACCTTTTTACTCTGCCGCCGTCCGCGTTCTCGCCCCCTCCCGACGTATATTCCACTGTTTTGCGACTTCACTTCGCGCCACGGTTTACTGAGTTAGGAGTAGATCCTGACGGGTTCAACAAATTCCTGAAGCAGTCTTTTGCGCAGAAGCGCAAGACGTTGCAGAACAACCTTCGCGCCGCGGGACACCCTGCCGAACAACTCTCCGCCGCGTGGCCCGACAGCATTTCAGCGCAGGCACGCGCCGAATCACTTGCATTGGAGCCGATGGCCGAGCTTTATCGATCTCTGTCGCAGCTCGTCCTTCCTAACAACTGA
- a CDS encoding APC family permease → MPKSQSELPRVLNASHATSIVVGIIIGSGIFLVPREMMAAVGSSRMVYVVWIVGGLLSLFGAMTYAEIAAARPRYGGEYAFLREAYGDLTGFLYMWTQITVAKPASLATIAAGLARVLGTFAIFGFFAQPAFLHLGWGQIFAIAVTWLIAGLNIIGTRRSANVQLLLTWLKGALIVVIAGFCFGAAGAHGSWNNFSTDFTGARGGFTGFMIALVAALWAYDGWSDVVTMAGEVKKPQRSMPLALVGGVAIVGALYMLTNAAIQYVLPAAAIAGADRPAADAMRLVAGQSGATLVSIGMAVSICATFVGSSLSGARVPFAAARDGLFFKQLAHVSPRFQTPSTALILQAVLSSLLLLAIGKFQALFSLAIFGEWLFYMLTASTIFVFRRRDPDSARPYSIWGYPVLPALFILAATVLLVFSFADQPRNSIIGTGIILLGVPLHYLLQRRRPA, encoded by the coding sequence ATGCCAAAAAGCCAGTCTGAACTGCCTCGCGTTTTGAACGCATCTCACGCAACCTCCATTGTTGTGGGCATCATCATCGGCAGCGGAATTTTTTTGGTGCCTAGAGAGATGATGGCAGCGGTCGGCTCGTCCCGCATGGTTTACGTCGTGTGGATCGTGGGTGGTCTGCTCTCTCTCTTCGGCGCAATGACCTATGCCGAGATCGCTGCTGCGCGACCGCGCTATGGCGGCGAATACGCCTTCCTTCGGGAGGCCTATGGGGACCTCACCGGCTTTCTCTACATGTGGACGCAAATCACAGTAGCCAAACCCGCGTCGCTCGCTACCATCGCCGCAGGATTGGCGCGGGTGCTGGGTACTTTTGCGATCTTCGGTTTTTTCGCTCAGCCAGCCTTTCTGCATCTGGGCTGGGGGCAGATCTTCGCCATTGCGGTGACCTGGCTGATCGCCGGTCTGAACATCATCGGAACCCGGAGATCGGCTAATGTGCAACTCCTCCTTACGTGGCTTAAGGGCGCGCTGATTGTAGTGATCGCAGGCTTCTGTTTTGGGGCAGCGGGCGCGCATGGATCATGGAACAACTTCAGCACAGACTTTACGGGAGCGCGCGGAGGCTTTACAGGCTTTATGATCGCGCTCGTCGCTGCCCTCTGGGCCTATGACGGATGGAGCGACGTCGTGACCATGGCGGGCGAAGTAAAGAAGCCGCAGCGCAGCATGCCGCTTGCGTTGGTCGGAGGCGTTGCCATCGTCGGAGCGCTCTACATGCTGACCAATGCGGCTATTCAATATGTGCTGCCCGCAGCAGCAATCGCCGGAGCGGATCGACCCGCCGCTGACGCGATGCGTCTGGTGGCCGGGCAGTCCGGAGCCACGCTGGTGTCGATCGGGATGGCAGTAAGTATCTGCGCGACCTTTGTAGGATCTTCGCTGTCCGGCGCGCGTGTGCCGTTCGCAGCCGCCCGTGACGGGCTTTTCTTCAAGCAACTGGCGCACGTTAGTCCACGATTTCAAACACCATCCACAGCACTGATCCTCCAGGCGGTGTTGAGTTCGCTGCTGCTGCTGGCCATCGGCAAGTTTCAAGCACTCTTTTCGCTCGCCATCTTTGGTGAATGGCTCTTCTATATGCTGACTGCCAGCACGATCTTCGTATTTCGCCGTCGCGACCCAGATTCTGCTCGCCCGTACAGCATCTGGGGATACCCAGTGTTACCGGCCCTCTTCATTCTTGCGGCGACGGTACTGCTGGTTTTTTCGTTTGCAGATCAGCCGCGGAACTCCATCATCGGAACGGGGATCATTCTCTTGGGAGTTCCGCTGCACTATCTGCTGCAACGAAGACGACCCGCCTAA
- a CDS encoding DUF3311 domain-containing protein yields MTPEQKGKAESRTRRSRWVLLLLLPYLGLCFPIVYAQSTPALWGFPFFYWYQFAWVILASALLAIVYRKLKT; encoded by the coding sequence ATGACGCCTGAACAAAAAGGAAAAGCCGAATCAAGGACACGCAGGAGCCGGTGGGTTCTGTTGCTTCTACTGCCCTATCTTGGGCTTTGCTTCCCGATTGTCTATGCGCAGTCCACGCCGGCGCTATGGGGCTTTCCGTTTTTCTATTGGTATCAGTTTGCCTGGGTTATTTTGGCGTCTGCGCTCTTGGCAATTGTCTATCGAAAGCTCAAGACGTAG
- the glgA gene encoding glycogen synthase GlgA, giving the protein MHIVFAASECSPWAKSGGMADVVSALPRALAKLGHRVSVFLPYYRQVAKVVPKPKVVLQSVTIPFPSYNRFVRILDGGIAGEVQTYFVDCAEFFDREEFYGTPSGDYPDNAERFGLLCRAVIEASKILGVPDVFHVHDWQASMIPIMLGSIYYFDPVLRHVPAVQTIHNAGFQGWFPPQAIEKLLLPWDLFTVDKLEHFDKVDFLKGGVVYADAITTVSRKYAEELQTAEFGNGLDGVFRKRSGDLLGITNGIDSEEWNPATDSHIAAHYTVQNLAGKKECRRDLLHAYGFENVSDDTAVIGVVSRFATQKGSDFIVEIMDRLAKEDMVLVILGSGEEYYERLLVEMAERHPAKVRVQVKFDNVMAHKIEAGADIFLMPSRYEPGGLNQLYSLKYGTIPVVRATGGLDDTIEEQPNGEGNGFKFWGYSADAFLEAVQRALGTFRNKEQWTAMVRRGMAQNFSWDKPAAEYVRVYERVITNRS; this is encoded by the coding sequence ATGCATATTGTTTTCGCGGCGTCGGAGTGTTCCCCTTGGGCAAAGTCGGGCGGTATGGCGGATGTGGTGAGCGCACTTCCACGGGCCCTGGCCAAACTTGGTCATCGAGTGAGTGTTTTTCTGCCCTACTATCGTCAGGTTGCGAAGGTTGTGCCGAAGCCTAAGGTTGTCCTCCAGAGTGTCACGATTCCGTTTCCTTCGTATAACCGCTTCGTTCGGATTCTTGACGGAGGTATAGCCGGAGAAGTCCAGACTTACTTCGTCGATTGCGCCGAATTCTTCGATCGCGAAGAGTTCTACGGCACGCCCTCCGGCGACTATCCCGACAACGCGGAGCGTTTCGGACTTCTCTGCCGCGCTGTCATAGAAGCCTCAAAAATACTCGGCGTTCCAGACGTGTTTCACGTGCATGACTGGCAGGCGTCGATGATTCCGATCATGTTGGGATCCATCTATTATTTCGATCCAGTCCTTCGTCACGTCCCTGCAGTGCAGACTATTCACAACGCGGGATTCCAGGGGTGGTTTCCTCCACAAGCCATTGAAAAGCTGCTGCTGCCCTGGGATTTGTTTACCGTCGACAAGCTCGAACACTTCGACAAGGTTGATTTCTTAAAGGGTGGCGTCGTGTATGCCGATGCCATCACAACGGTCAGTCGGAAGTACGCCGAAGAGCTTCAGACGGCGGAGTTTGGAAACGGACTCGATGGAGTGTTTCGGAAGCGAAGCGGAGATCTCCTCGGAATTACAAACGGTATCGACTCTGAAGAGTGGAATCCCGCGACCGACTCCCACATCGCGGCCCACTACACGGTACAAAACCTTGCAGGGAAAAAGGAGTGTCGCCGCGATCTGCTTCACGCTTATGGATTCGAAAATGTCAGCGATGACACCGCCGTTATCGGAGTCGTCTCCCGCTTCGCCACGCAAAAAGGCTCCGACTTCATTGTCGAAATCATGGATCGGCTGGCGAAGGAAGACATGGTGTTGGTGATACTTGGTAGTGGCGAAGAGTACTACGAGCGTTTGTTGGTAGAGATGGCGGAGCGCCATCCCGCAAAAGTGCGTGTGCAGGTGAAGTTTGACAATGTCATGGCGCACAAGATCGAAGCAGGCGCCGATATCTTCCTTATGCCCTCCCGTTACGAGCCGGGCGGCCTGAACCAGCTTTACAGTCTCAAGTACGGAACTATTCCTGTCGTCCGCGCGACGGGCGGTTTGGACGACACAATTGAGGAACAACCAAATGGGGAAGGGAACGGCTTCAAGTTTTGGGGCTATAGCGCGGACGCATTCCTCGAAGCAGTACAACGCGCCCTCGGAACCTTCCGCAACAAGGAGCAGTGGACGGCAATGGTGCGGCGGGGAATGGCGCAGAACTTCTCCTGGGACAAGCCGGCCGCCGAATATGTGCGCGTCTACGAGCGTGTCATCACCAATCGCAGTTAG
- the ypfJ gene encoding KPN_02809 family neutral zinc metallopeptidase, which produces MDWTPSGGLSGDIEDRRGSSGGGGGGFGGGGIGIIGFLFLLVISLVTGRNYIGSYLSGHSASPSYTQQSPTAGNRPVTSESPQEKRAAQLVSWTLDDVQNTWTKLLPTQTGKNYQRSTLVLFRGRTYSGCGTAQSQSGPFYCPADEKVYIDLSFWDELRRLGGSNADFAQAYVVAHELGHHVQDLLGIERQVRQLSAQHPSESNRLSVDLELQADCFAGVWAHSTAQRNIVHDSDIAAGLQAAASVGDDHIQRLERGTVSPESFTHGSSAQRVGWFKRGFQQGTIAACNTFKTGGAVPPTDSAE; this is translated from the coding sequence ATGGACTGGACACCTAGTGGCGGACTCAGCGGTGACATTGAAGACAGACGTGGTTCCTCTGGCGGGGGCGGCGGAGGATTTGGTGGCGGAGGGATCGGCATCATCGGCTTTTTATTCCTCCTCGTCATAAGCCTTGTCACAGGACGTAACTACATCGGCAGCTATCTCTCAGGCCATAGCGCGTCTCCCTCCTACACGCAGCAGAGTCCTACCGCAGGCAACCGTCCGGTAACCTCGGAATCTCCTCAAGAGAAGAGAGCAGCGCAGCTTGTCTCCTGGACGCTGGATGATGTGCAGAACACCTGGACGAAGCTTCTGCCCACGCAGACGGGAAAAAACTATCAGCGCTCCACACTGGTGTTATTTCGCGGACGAACTTACTCAGGTTGCGGTACTGCTCAGTCGCAAAGTGGCCCGTTCTACTGCCCGGCGGATGAAAAGGTCTACATCGACCTTAGTTTCTGGGATGAACTGAGACGGCTCGGCGGCAGCAACGCAGATTTCGCTCAGGCTTACGTCGTCGCTCATGAGCTGGGCCACCATGTGCAGGATCTGCTTGGCATCGAACGACAGGTCCGACAGCTATCAGCGCAACATCCATCAGAGAGCAATCGCCTTTCCGTCGATCTTGAACTCCAGGCCGATTGTTTCGCCGGTGTGTGGGCGCACAGCACGGCGCAGCGCAATATCGTTCACGACTCTGACATCGCGGCTGGTCTGCAAGCAGCAGCCTCTGTTGGCGACGACCATATCCAGCGCCTGGAACGAGGAACGGTAAGCCCTGAGAGCTTCACTCACGGATCTTCTGCGCAACGCGTTGGCTGGTTCAAGCGTGGTTTCCAGCAGGGAACCATCGCAGCTTGCAACACCTTCAAGACTGGCGGTGCAGTCCCGCCGACAGACAGCGCTGAGTAG
- a CDS encoding OmpA family protein, which produces MKIKSALVVMFASAFALTFTVGCSTKNYVKSQTAPIIQETNDLDTKTAADHRNIVDTDERAKTGIAGAQSAADTANQHALAAGQSADSANQSAKEAYNRVDSLSGVVANLDNYKQISDVSVTFAFDKYVLTASDKKQLDDLAGNLANTRGYILEVTGGTDSVGDAQYNYQLSQHRADAVVNYLSSKYNIPPHKFYLIGIGKDQQVASDSTAEGRAKNRRVDIKLMTNMSNDQPSTAASAKPNGQM; this is translated from the coding sequence ATGAAAATTAAATCTGCCTTAGTCGTTATGTTTGCTAGTGCCTTCGCGCTCACCTTCACGGTTGGCTGCTCGACCAAGAACTATGTCAAATCCCAAACCGCGCCGATCATCCAGGAGACAAACGACCTGGATACCAAGACCGCCGCTGACCACCGCAACATCGTCGATACGGACGAGCGCGCCAAGACCGGCATCGCGGGTGCACAATCTGCCGCCGACACAGCCAATCAGCATGCGCTCGCAGCTGGCCAGTCCGCAGATTCGGCAAATCAATCCGCCAAGGAAGCTTACAACCGGGTCGACAGCCTAAGCGGCGTCGTCGCCAACTTGGACAACTACAAGCAGATCTCGGATGTAAGTGTCACGTTTGCCTTTGACAAGTATGTTCTGACCGCGTCTGACAAGAAGCAGCTCGATGACTTGGCTGGAAACCTCGCCAACACCCGCGGTTACATTCTTGAAGTGACTGGCGGAACGGACTCGGTTGGTGATGCGCAGTATAACTACCAACTCAGCCAGCATCGTGCCGACGCAGTCGTCAACTATCTTTCCTCCAAATACAATATCCCGCCGCACAAGTTCTACCTGATCGGCATCGGCAAGGACCAGCAGGTTGCAAGTGACAGCACAGCCGAAGGTCGCGCGAAGAATCGTCGCGTCGACATCAAGCTGATGACCAATATGAGCAACGATCAGCCGAGCACTGCCGCCTCGGCCAAACCGAACGGACAGATGTAA
- the uvrC gene encoding excinuclease ABC subunit UvrC — translation MDLHQKIRTLPTQPGCYLYKNADGEVIYVGKAKNLRARVRSYFLEASQANAKTGSLMREAVDVEYITVANEHEALALENNLIKQKKPRFNILLRDDKTYPYIKLTMNDRYPKVFVTRRLRKDGGAYYGPYFPGNLAYRLVDLIHRSFLIPSCKVDLSRYHPRACLQYYIKRCLGPCLEGLTTPETYRETIRDVQLFLEGRPNELEQVLTKRMEAAAEAEQFETAARLRDQIVTVHQMQDKQRMAGTDNEDADVFGYHFENEMLAVNLFHMRSGKIVDRRDFFWEDLPESASDAVTEAVAELDELEALPRIEPDPAAAAPEIGEGIPVVQHSAVSELGATFSASVFFSALLKQLYLDQTYVPRSILVPVEFPDRALLAEALTGRTGKRIEILAPQRGEKRSLVDLVCQNAKQSYDQRFRVLQPGMKAIQEALQDALTLEELPRRIECFDISHIQGAETVASMVVWEDGAMKKSDYRKFQVKTVTGVDDFASMREVIQRRYKRLQEDKKPFPSLILIDGGLGQLHAAYSALEEIGVTLQPLASIAKREEIIYVYGQENEPVVLDRRSPVLHLMQKIRDESHRFAVTYHRKRRQMRDRDSELLSIPGVGPRTRQRLIEHFGSVRGIRQAGPDALTAVVNSATAEKIRNYFAAEASGKAVLPVLNEAS, via the coding sequence ATGGATCTTCACCAGAAAATTCGAACCCTCCCAACTCAGCCAGGTTGTTATCTCTACAAAAATGCTGACGGCGAGGTTATCTATGTGGGTAAAGCGAAAAACCTGCGTGCGCGGGTGCGTTCCTACTTCCTGGAGGCGTCGCAGGCCAATGCCAAGACAGGCTCGCTCATGCGAGAGGCCGTCGATGTGGAGTACATCACGGTCGCCAATGAGCATGAGGCGCTGGCGCTTGAGAACAACCTCATCAAACAGAAGAAGCCGCGCTTCAACATTCTGCTGCGAGACGACAAGACCTATCCGTACATCAAGCTGACGATGAACGACCGCTATCCGAAGGTCTTCGTCACCCGCAGATTGCGTAAAGATGGTGGGGCCTATTACGGTCCCTACTTTCCAGGCAATCTTGCCTATCGGCTGGTCGATCTTATCCATCGCAGCTTCCTGATTCCGAGTTGTAAGGTCGATCTATCCCGGTACCATCCGCGCGCTTGCCTCCAGTACTACATCAAGCGCTGCCTGGGGCCGTGCCTGGAGGGGCTGACGACGCCGGAGACTTACCGCGAAACCATTCGCGATGTGCAGCTCTTTCTGGAGGGGCGGCCGAACGAGCTCGAGCAGGTACTGACGAAACGGATGGAAGCTGCGGCAGAGGCTGAGCAGTTCGAGACGGCCGCGCGGCTGCGCGATCAGATCGTCACCGTTCACCAGATGCAGGACAAACAGCGAATGGCCGGTACCGACAATGAAGACGCCGACGTCTTTGGCTACCACTTCGAAAACGAGATGCTGGCGGTGAACCTGTTCCATATGCGCAGCGGCAAAATCGTGGACCGGCGCGACTTCTTCTGGGAGGATCTGCCGGAATCCGCGTCGGATGCAGTGACGGAGGCAGTTGCGGAGCTGGATGAGTTGGAGGCGCTGCCCCGCATAGAACCGGATCCAGCGGCTGCCGCACCGGAGATCGGCGAGGGCATCCCCGTTGTGCAGCATTCTGCTGTATCGGAGCTTGGCGCGACGTTCAGTGCGTCAGTGTTTTTTTCTGCGCTGCTGAAACAGCTCTATCTCGATCAGACTTATGTGCCCCGGTCTATTCTCGTTCCCGTTGAGTTTCCCGATCGGGCTCTGCTGGCGGAGGCCCTGACTGGGCGGACCGGCAAGCGAATTGAGATTCTTGCGCCGCAGCGTGGTGAAAAGCGTTCGCTCGTCGATCTCGTCTGTCAAAATGCGAAGCAATCGTACGACCAGCGATTCCGAGTGCTGCAGCCGGGTATGAAAGCGATTCAAGAGGCACTGCAGGACGCGCTCACACTGGAAGAGCTACCGCGCCGGATCGAGTGCTTTGACATCTCGCACATTCAGGGCGCCGAAACGGTGGCTTCTATGGTTGTGTGGGAAGATGGCGCGATGAAAAAGTCTGACTACCGGAAATTTCAGGTGAAGACAGTCACGGGCGTCGATGATTTTGCCAGCATGCGCGAGGTGATTCAACGCCGTTACAAACGGCTGCAAGAAGACAAGAAGCCCTTCCCTTCTCTGATCCTGATCGATGGAGGGCTCGGACAATTGCATGCAGCATATTCGGCGCTCGAAGAGATCGGAGTCACACTGCAGCCTCTTGCATCGATCGCAAAACGAGAAGAGATCATCTACGTATACGGGCAGGAGAACGAGCCCGTGGTACTTGACCGGCGATCCCCCGTGCTGCACTTGATGCAGAAGATTCGCGATGAGAGTCATAGATTTGCCGTGACCTACCATCGCAAGCGACGCCAGATGCGCGACCGCGACAGCGAGTTGTTGTCGATACCTGGCGTTGGGCCGAGAACCCGGCAACGGTTGATCGAACACTTCGGCAGCGTGCGTGGGATCAGGCAGGCTGGACCGGACGCTCTCACTGCAGTAGTGAATTCGGCAACTGCCGAGAAGATTCGTAACTACTTTGCAGCGGAAGCTTCAGGCAAAGCGGTACTTCCTGTGTTGAATGAAGCTTCCTGA